One segment of Radiobacillus kanasensis DNA contains the following:
- a CDS encoding YnfA family protein: MIYAIVLFIVAGLAEIGGGYLIWLWLRESKPYYWGIAGGISLALYGIIATFQTFPSFGRVYAAYGGVFIVLSVLWGWGIDKKTPDLYDWLGAGICLIGVSVMLFAPRD; the protein is encoded by the coding sequence ATGATTTACGCAATTGTTTTATTTATAGTCGCTGGTTTAGCGGAAATCGGTGGTGGCTATTTAATTTGGTTATGGTTACGAGAAAGTAAACCCTATTATTGGGGCATTGCAGGGGGAATATCTTTAGCCCTTTATGGAATAATTGCTACATTCCAAACCTTTCCTTCCTTTGGTAGGGTGTATGCGGCTTATGGTGGAGTATTTATCGTTTTATCTGTTTTATGGGGCTGGGGAATAGACAAAAAGACACCGGATTTATATGACTGGCTAGGTGCTGGGATTTGCTTGATTGGTGTCTCTGTCATGTTATTTGCACCTCGCGATTGA
- a CDS encoding TIGR04104 family putative zinc finger protein has translation MPTCQNCDTKWDWAESIKKSFTLDNSMECPYCKRKQYVSKKSRRRMSFGNFIGPFVLLILLMGQPILVIVSAAVGLFALVMCLYPFLMELSNEEEPLW, from the coding sequence ATGCCAACTTGTCAGAATTGTGATACGAAGTGGGACTGGGCGGAATCCATTAAAAAGTCGTTCACACTCGATAATTCAATGGAATGCCCCTACTGTAAGCGAAAGCAATATGTGAGTAAGAAATCGAGAAGACGAATGAGCTTCGGAAACTTTATAGGTCCTTTTGTTCTATTAATACTACTTATGGGCCAGCCCATTTTGGTCATTGTAAGTGCCGCAGTAGGGTTATTTGCACTTGTGATGTGCTTATACCCTTTCCTTATGGAACTATCGAATGAAGAAGAACCGCTTTGGTAG
- a CDS encoding aminopeptidase yields the protein MIKGIYEFISEVQLKKYAELAVRAGVNLQKDQLLIIHSDIQNATFARLIQTVAYEAGASNVFIDWTDEQSTKEFYLHAADSVIDHFPDWQAARFKEWDDAGAAYIHIISENLDVFKEVSTERMSRFQKASRTKLRDYYAKIRSHEIRWCLLTVPYVAWAMKVFPNLSKEEALQSIWKLILKGSRADGGNPVKDWESHNRAFESRKKFLNKSQFESLHFTNSRGTDLFVGLPKNHLYIGGGVIDKNGIPFFPNIPTEEIFTSPHKNKVNGKLVGTKPLIYGGSVIDDFYLIFKDGRITDYYTAKGQEVLQNLIETNEGSHYLGEIALVSNKSPLAQTDTLFYNTLFDENTACHIGIGNASPSNIQNGMDQSEEELKAAGLNTSLLLVNVTFGTEDMKVVGIKKGGTEVLLMKDGDFQF from the coding sequence ATGATTAAAGGAATATATGAATTTATAAGTGAAGTACAGTTAAAGAAGTATGCAGAACTTGCTGTACGAGCTGGTGTAAATCTGCAAAAAGATCAATTATTGATTATTCATAGTGATATACAAAATGCTACGTTTGCACGTCTAATCCAAACGGTAGCCTACGAGGCAGGAGCTTCCAATGTATTTATAGATTGGACAGATGAACAGTCTACCAAAGAATTTTACTTACATGCAGCAGATAGTGTCATCGATCACTTTCCTGATTGGCAGGCTGCCCGTTTTAAGGAGTGGGACGATGCAGGTGCTGCTTACATTCATATTATTTCTGAAAACTTAGATGTCTTTAAAGAGGTTTCCACTGAAAGGATGAGTCGTTTCCAAAAAGCTTCTCGTACCAAATTGAGGGATTATTATGCGAAAATTAGATCCCATGAGATACGCTGGTGTCTTCTAACTGTCCCGTACGTTGCATGGGCAATGAAAGTATTTCCCAACCTAAGTAAAGAAGAAGCACTACAATCAATATGGAAATTAATTTTAAAAGGATCTCGCGCAGATGGGGGAAATCCTGTAAAAGATTGGGAGAGTCACAATAGGGCCTTCGAGTCACGAAAAAAGTTCCTAAACAAGAGCCAATTTGAATCCCTCCATTTTACAAATAGCCGTGGAACTGATTTATTCGTTGGTCTACCTAAAAATCATCTCTATATCGGTGGGGGTGTCATAGATAAAAATGGAATACCTTTCTTTCCGAACATTCCTACGGAAGAAATATTTACTTCTCCCCATAAAAATAAGGTGAATGGCAAATTGGTAGGTACTAAACCTCTTATCTATGGGGGAAGTGTCATCGATGATTTTTACCTAATTTTTAAAGATGGACGGATTACCGACTATTATACCGCAAAGGGACAGGAAGTGTTACAAAATCTCATCGAAACAAACGAAGGTTCACATTATCTAGGTGAAATTGCCTTGGTCTCTAATAAATCTCCTCTTGCTCAGACAGATACTCTTTTTTACAATACCTTGTTTGATGAAAATACGGCCTGTCATATTGGAATCGGAAATGCATCTCCCTCCAATATTCAAAATGGCATGGACCAATCTGAGGAAGAGTTGAAGGCAGCGGGTCTGAATACTTCCCTTTTGTTAGTCAACGTGACCTTTGGTACCGAAGATATGAAAGTAGTGGGCATTAAAAAAGGTGGAACGGAAGTCCTGCTAATGAAGGATGGCGATTTCCAATTCTAA
- a CDS encoding PH domain-containing protein yields the protein MQAQLTTIKEQLLENNETILANLKCSLKVFIYREVLRPGLLVATDSRLIFIADSIKGNELNEIYDYDKVEDIKLKKGLINRSILIKYDKENVSFKHLMSADVEHFIEVIKCNLS from the coding sequence ATGCAAGCACAGCTAACAACAATTAAAGAACAATTATTAGAAAACAATGAAACTATCTTGGCTAATTTAAAATGCTCATTGAAAGTTTTTATTTATAGAGAAGTTTTAAGACCTGGCCTTCTTGTTGCAACAGATAGTAGACTAATATTCATTGCGGATTCAATAAAAGGCAATGAACTAAATGAAATATATGATTATGACAAAGTAGAAGATATAAAGCTAAAAAAAGGGCTAATAAATAGAAGCATTTTAATTAAATATGATAAGGAAAACGTAAGTTTCAAACATCTTATGAGTGCTGATGTTGAACATTTTATTGAGGTTATTAAATGTAACCTGTCATAA
- a CDS encoding tetratricopeptide repeat protein encodes MEDKEREQIEKGRDLLAKGKPQEAIKFFQKLTKEPNVSGEVYLYAGMTYDNIGNEKDAIPLYIKALNKGIENEKELRDCYVCLASSYRIEGELTTSLSYLTEAKERFPTDAVISTFLALTLFDMKEFRKTVKELGNTLLDESNNQELMNFEKPLRQYFNNI; translated from the coding sequence ATGGAAGATAAAGAAAGAGAGCAGATTGAAAAAGGAAGAGATTTACTTGCTAAAGGCAAACCACAAGAAGCAATCAAATTCTTTCAAAAGTTAACTAAGGAACCTAACGTTTCGGGAGAAGTTTATCTGTATGCTGGAATGACATATGATAACATCGGGAATGAAAAAGATGCTATACCATTATATATAAAAGCACTTAACAAAGGAATCGAAAATGAAAAAGAGTTAAGAGATTGTTATGTCTGCTTGGCTTCATCCTATAGAATTGAGGGGGAACTAACAACATCGTTATCTTACCTAACTGAAGCAAAAGAAAGATTTCCAACTGATGCTGTCATATCAACCTTTCTGGCTTTAACATTATTTGATATGAAGGAGTTTAGAAAAACAGTAAAAGAACTAGGAAATACATTACTCGATGAATCAAATAATCAGGAACTAATGAATTTCGAAAAACCTTTAAGACAGTATTTCAACAACATATAA
- a CDS encoding histidine phosphatase family protein: MSTYVYMVRHGESPKEGNERTRGLTQKGHIDAQRVTDILKDEKMDAVVSSPYIRSILTVEKLAKQLGQEVLVYEDLKERIFSSKDNRVSDKELVPLLEKSFLEENFALEGGESNADCQKRAIKVLKELLETYRNKKIVIGSHGAVMTLMMGYFDSDYDLNFLHSTSKPDIYRMEFNEQELVNVKRLWSVNNSFSQYS, translated from the coding sequence ATGAGTACGTATGTTTATATGGTGAGACACGGTGAGTCGCCAAAGGAAGGAAATGAAAGAACAAGAGGGTTAACTCAAAAAGGTCATATAGATGCTCAACGAGTAACTGACATATTGAAAGATGAGAAAATGGATGCAGTTGTTTCAAGTCCGTATATACGTTCCATTTTAACTGTCGAAAAGCTAGCTAAACAATTAGGGCAAGAAGTTTTAGTGTATGAAGATTTAAAAGAGAGGATATTTTCTTCTAAAGATAATCGAGTTTCTGATAAGGAATTGGTTCCACTGTTGGAAAAGTCGTTTTTGGAAGAGAATTTCGCTTTAGAGGGAGGAGAATCAAATGCTGATTGTCAAAAAAGGGCTATAAAGGTTTTAAAAGAATTACTAGAAACTTATAGAAATAAAAAAATAGTAATAGGTTCTCATGGAGCTGTTATGACCTTGATGATGGGATATTTCGATAGTGACTATGACTTAAATTTTTTACATAGCACATCCAAACCTGATATTTATAGAATGGAATTCAATGAACAGGAATTAGTGAATGTTAAAAGATTATGGAGCGTAAATAATAGTTTTAGCCAATATTCATGA
- a CDS encoding sigma-70 family RNA polymerase sigma factor — protein sequence MNKLEHVSNEMRDLKKEFDLLIKPHRPALWRYCEMITGSPWDAEDLVQDTLLKSYSALPRIFQPLIPKSYLFRIATNTWLNQQRKQNRILLGENTEESHEDLDPFELREAMEKLVAYLSPKQRVVILLFDVFQFRGSEVAEMIGSTEGSVKALLHRARTNLKKLNHKEHHTTSESESVFATDPVIEAYLDAFNRRDPDAIANLLDENAINDIVHTSFEYGKKAIRNHSLEGWANDPMPMTATYQMLWGKPVIVVITKLDGNDAVYSLIDLEMDAGVIVKKRTYYFCQDLLETAAKELQIPVYPNGYIYGE from the coding sequence ATGAATAAACTGGAACATGTATCGAATGAAATGCGTGACCTAAAGAAGGAATTTGACTTACTGATAAAGCCTCATAGACCGGCCTTATGGAGATATTGTGAAATGATTACAGGTTCACCTTGGGATGCAGAGGATTTAGTACAGGATACACTATTAAAGTCATACAGTGCTTTGCCAAGAATATTTCAACCTTTGATTCCGAAAAGCTATTTATTTCGAATTGCGACTAACACGTGGCTAAATCAACAAAGAAAACAAAACAGAATATTATTGGGAGAAAATACCGAAGAGTCACACGAGGATTTAGATCCTTTTGAACTTAGGGAAGCGATGGAGAAATTGGTCGCATATTTGTCTCCGAAGCAACGTGTCGTTATCTTACTCTTTGACGTGTTTCAATTTCGAGGAAGTGAAGTAGCAGAAATGATAGGTTCGACAGAAGGTAGTGTTAAGGCACTTTTACATAGGGCTCGAACGAATTTGAAAAAACTAAATCATAAGGAGCACCATACCACTTCTGAATCAGAAAGTGTCTTTGCTACAGATCCAGTTATTGAGGCTTACTTAGATGCTTTTAATCGAAGAGACCCAGATGCGATAGCTAATTTACTAGATGAGAATGCTATAAATGATATTGTTCATACTTCATTTGAGTATGGGAAGAAAGCGATTAGAAACCATTCTTTAGAGGGATGGGCAAATGATCCAATGCCAATGACGGCTACTTATCAAATGCTGTGGGGGAAACCAGTCATTGTTGTTATTACAAAGCTGGACGGAAATGATGCAGTGTATAGTTTGATTGATCTTGAGATGGATGCTGGCGTTATTGTTAAAAAGCGCACCTATTATTTTTGTCAGGATTTACTAGAGACAGCCGCTAAAGAATTACAAATACCAGTTTATCCAAATGGTTATATTTATGGAGAGTGA
- a CDS encoding DUF4256 domain-containing protein, translated as MTKRNKELPLEQREELQGTLKARFEKNMNRHEGLEWANVQAKLEANIEKLWSLHEMERTDGEPDIVAYDKKKDEYIFYDCSAESPKGRRSVCYDRAALESRKKHKPENSAIDMATDMGIELLTEEQYRELQKIGEFDLKTSSWVQTPANIRKLGGAIFCDRRYDTVFMYHNGADSYYAARGFRGSLRV; from the coding sequence ATGACAAAGCGAAATAAGGAGTTGCCACTAGAACAACGTGAAGAATTGCAAGGAACATTGAAAGCCCGTTTTGAGAAAAATATGAACCGCCATGAAGGTCTTGAATGGGCTAACGTTCAAGCCAAGTTGGAAGCTAATATAGAAAAACTTTGGTCGCTCCATGAAATGGAAAGAACGGACGGTGAACCGGATATCGTTGCTTATGATAAGAAGAAGGACGAATACATTTTTTATGATTGTTCAGCGGAAAGTCCTAAAGGCCGTAGAAGTGTTTGTTACGATCGCGCGGCGCTGGAGTCAAGGAAAAAACATAAACCGGAAAATAGTGCTATCGACATGGCAACTGATATGGGCATTGAACTTTTAACGGAGGAACAATACCGGGAGCTGCAGAAAATTGGAGAATTTGATTTGAAAACATCGAGCTGGGTGCAAACACCTGCTAATATTAGAAAACTTGGCGGTGCCATCTTTTGTGATCGTCGCTATGATACCGTCTTTATGTACCACAATGGAGCAGATTCCTACTATGCTGCAAGGGGTTTTCGTGGTTCGCTAAGGGTATAA
- a CDS encoding PadR family transcriptional regulator — MEYITEMLKGVLEGCVLEIISRGETYGYEITQQLRKLGFTDVVEGTVYTITMRLEKNNLVDIEKKPSTMGPPRKFYTLNAAGQEHLEVFWRKWEFVSSKINELKLK; from the coding sequence TTGGAATATATCACAGAAATGCTGAAAGGGGTTCTTGAGGGTTGTGTGCTTGAGATCATCAGCCGCGGCGAAACCTACGGCTATGAAATCACACAACAGTTACGAAAACTCGGCTTCACTGATGTGGTCGAAGGCACAGTTTATACGATTACCATGCGGCTTGAGAAAAACAATCTGGTGGACATCGAGAAAAAGCCCTCCACTATGGGACCGCCAAGAAAATTTTACACACTCAACGCTGCAGGTCAAGAGCATCTTGAAGTATTTTGGAGGAAATGGGAATTCGTCTCAAGTAAGATTAACGAACTAAAACTAAAATAA
- a CDS encoding DUF1048 domain-containing protein, producing the protein MSILEKIFGDFSEKKAWREMENRAKSLPEDYYNAYKAMQKYLWNTGGVMDWQETKFIFNHIIDLLEEAAANGKHVKEVTGNDVSAFCDNLVIDAKSWVDKHRQKLNDAIK; encoded by the coding sequence ATGAGTATTTTAGAAAAAATATTTGGAGATTTTAGCGAGAAGAAAGCATGGCGTGAAATGGAAAATCGCGCAAAATCCTTACCTGAAGACTACTACAACGCCTACAAAGCGATGCAAAAATATCTCTGGAACACTGGCGGCGTGATGGATTGGCAAGAAACGAAATTCATTTTTAATCACATCATCGACCTTCTTGAAGAAGCCGCAGCCAATGGTAAGCACGTCAAAGAAGTTACTGGTAACGACGTATCAGCCTTCTGTGATAATCTCGTCATTGATGCGAAATCGTGGGTTGATAAGCATCGTCAAAAACTTAACGATGCGATTAAATAA
- a CDS encoding DUF1048 domain-containing protein — MNFLEKITGSDMTKAMKSFEARAKVLPAEYQTAWKEINSNLWIHGDFTGRNLMPILDSALELLEVTSADGQSIEEVLGDDIRSFCAALVGDESAKNYREKWREQLNKNVSRKLGGLK; from the coding sequence ATGAACTTTTTAGAAAAGATAACCGGCAGCGATATGACTAAAGCAATGAAAAGTTTTGAAGCGCGAGCAAAAGTCTTGCCAGCTGAATATCAAACTGCTTGGAAAGAAATTAATAGTAATCTCTGGATTCACGGGGATTTCACCGGTCGTAATCTGATGCCAATTCTTGACAGTGCTCTTGAATTGCTTGAAGTTACATCAGCAGACGGACAAAGCATCGAAGAAGTACTAGGAGATGATATCAGAAGCTTCTGCGCAGCGCTTGTAGGTGACGAAAGCGCAAAAAATTATAGAGAAAAATGGCGTGAGCAACTCAACAAGAACGTATCAAGAAAATTAGGAGGTCTGAAATGA
- a CDS encoding DUF1048 domain-containing protein, with protein MSIKKIIEGKKEWRAHVSRVKALPQDYQIVYKEIQKYLFKIGPVELNEGIGLLSEILSFFEEGAATGKGVLEVTGTDVAAFCDALIEDSTTYADLYQQLVNQKVDKDMKK; from the coding sequence ATGAGTATCAAAAAAATCATCGAAGGTAAAAAAGAATGGAGAGCCCATGTTTCACGTGTCAAAGCGCTTCCACAAGATTACCAAATTGTCTATAAAGAGATCCAAAAATATCTCTTCAAAATCGGTCCTGTTGAGCTAAACGAAGGTATCGGACTGCTCTCGGAAATTCTCAGCTTCTTTGAAGAAGGAGCAGCTACTGGGAAAGGAGTGCTTGAAGTAACAGGAACAGACGTTGCTGCTTTCTGCGATGCACTGATTGAAGATTCAACAACTTATGCAGATCTCTATCAACAATTGGTCAATCAAAAAGTCGATAAGGATATGAAAAAATAG
- a CDS encoding ABC transporter ATP-binding protein, with product MSDTAIFVKGLKKSFKDKEVLRGVDFEVQRGEIFALLGSNGAGKTTTVNILSTLMKPDGGEVGVCGFDVQRQPDQVRQSISLTGQFAALDGMQTGRENLMMIAKLRGVSNPAQVADNLLARFSLTNAANRRADQYSGGMKRRLDIAMSLIGTPAVIFLDEPTTGLDPEARIEVWNTVKELAGSGTTILLTTQYLEEAEQLADRIAILHGGKIITTGTLTELKEMFPPAKVEYIEKQPTLEEIFLAIIGKKEEM from the coding sequence ATGAGCGATACAGCGATTTTTGTAAAAGGGTTGAAAAAATCCTTTAAAGACAAGGAAGTTTTAAGGGGAGTGGATTTTGAGGTGCAGCGTGGCGAAATTTTCGCACTGCTGGGCTCAAATGGAGCGGGCAAGACAACAACGGTCAACATCCTTTCGACGTTGATGAAGCCAGATGGTGGCGAAGTAGGTGTTTGCGGCTTTGACGTCCAGCGTCAACCGGATCAAGTTCGCCAGAGCATCAGCCTGACAGGACAGTTTGCAGCTTTAGATGGCATGCAAACCGGGCGGGAGAACTTGATGATGATCGCCAAGTTGAGGGGAGTTTCCAATCCCGCTCAAGTCGCCGACAATCTGCTCGCAAGATTCAGTCTGACCAATGCGGCTAACCGCAGGGCGGATCAGTATTCCGGTGGGATGAAGCGTAGGCTAGACATCGCTATGAGCCTGATTGGCACGCCAGCAGTCATTTTTCTCGATGAACCGACGACAGGGCTTGACCCCGAAGCGCGGATTGAAGTTTGGAATACCGTCAAGGAGCTTGCCGGCAGTGGCACGACCATTTTGTTGACGACCCAGTACCTGGAGGAAGCCGAACAACTTGCGGACCGTATTGCCATCCTGCATGGCGGGAAAATCATCACAACCGGTACTCTTACCGAACTAAAAGAGATGTTCCCGCCAGCGAAAGTGGAGTATATCGAGAAGCAGCCGACATTGGAGGAAATTTTCCTCGCGATCATCGGCAAAAAGGAGGAGATGTAA
- a CDS encoding ABC transporter permease, translating to MKSKTGVLLGRLMRNIMRSPDTVITVAITPIAMMLLFVYVFGGAIETGTDNYVNYLLPGILLMAIASGIAYTSFRLFQDVNSGLMARFITMPIKRSSVLWAHVWTSLVSNALTVVVVFLVALLMGFRSSAGILEWLAVAGILALFTLALTWLAVIPGLTAKTMEGASAYSYPLIFLPFISSAFVPTETMPKIVRAFAENQPVTSIVNSIRALLYEGTVGNDIWTALAWCVGIMVISYFFASKVFKRQLG from the coding sequence ATGAAAAGTAAAACAGGTGTATTACTAGGGCGTTTAATGCGCAACATCATGCGCAGCCCGGATACGGTTATTACGGTGGCGATTACGCCGATTGCTATGATGTTACTGTTTGTCTACGTTTTTGGAGGTGCTATAGAGACAGGAACAGACAACTATGTCAATTATTTATTGCCGGGTATCTTGCTGATGGCTATCGCATCAGGCATCGCTTACACTTCCTTCCGGCTGTTTCAGGATGTAAATAGCGGACTGATGGCACGTTTTATTACCATGCCAATCAAGCGCTCGTCGGTATTGTGGGCTCATGTGTGGACTTCGCTTGTTTCTAATGCGCTAACTGTCGTAGTAGTTTTCCTCGTCGCACTCTTGATGGGCTTCCGTTCGAGCGCCGGTATCCTGGAATGGCTTGCAGTAGCCGGGATACTCGCCCTGTTTACGCTGGCGCTGACATGGCTGGCTGTCATTCCTGGATTGACAGCGAAGACTATGGAAGGGGCGTCAGCCTACTCGTATCCGCTGATTTTCCTGCCGTTTATCAGTTCGGCTTTTGTACCCACCGAAACCATGCCTAAAATTGTTCGTGCATTCGCTGAGAACCAGCCCGTGACTTCCATCGTGAATTCGATTCGTGCCCTCTTGTATGAAGGGACTGTTGGCAATGATATCTGGACCGCGCTTGCCTGGTGCGTCGGTATAATGGTCATCTCATACTTCTTCGCCAGTAAAGTATTTAAACGCCAGTTAGGGTAA
- a CDS encoding LysR family transcriptional regulator — translation MNIQKYMAFIKVVELGSFTKAAQSLDYTQSGISRMINDLETEWGVSLFERGRAGINLTSDGLKLLPQLKRICNEHEILTTQIEDLHDMQSGMIRIGTFSSVASHWLPNIIRMFKKDYPKIDFELLLGDYTEIESWILNGRVDFGFVRLPSKTELETMFLEKDRLLVVIPQNHPLADCEKFPINDLLNSPFMLLEKGAKAEISEIFEMHHISPQVNFTTWDDYAIMSMVENGLGISILPELILQRIPHKIVAKELEVPAFRNIGIATREQKSLSLASKRFLEYLSYRNRE, via the coding sequence ATGAATATCCAAAAATATATGGCGTTTATCAAAGTAGTGGAATTAGGTAGTTTTACAAAAGCTGCTCAAAGCTTGGACTATACACAGTCTGGGATAAGCCGTATGATTAATGATTTAGAAACGGAATGGGGGGTTTCCCTTTTTGAAAGAGGACGTGCGGGTATCAATTTAACCTCGGATGGCTTAAAGTTACTGCCCCAATTAAAGCGAATCTGTAATGAGCATGAAATCTTAACGACTCAGATCGAAGACTTACACGATATGCAGTCTGGGATGATTCGTATTGGGACCTTTTCCAGCGTAGCATCCCATTGGCTCCCTAACATTATTAGAATGTTTAAGAAAGATTACCCAAAGATAGATTTTGAACTTTTGCTTGGTGATTATACAGAAATTGAAAGTTGGATTCTAAATGGACGTGTTGACTTCGGATTTGTGCGGCTACCGTCAAAAACAGAACTTGAAACTATGTTTTTGGAGAAAGACAGGTTGCTGGTAGTGATTCCGCAAAATCATCCGCTTGCTGATTGTGAAAAGTTTCCTATCAACGACTTATTGAACAGTCCATTTATGCTATTGGAAAAAGGAGCAAAAGCGGAAATCTCTGAAATTTTTGAGATGCACCATATTTCACCGCAAGTTAATTTTACAACTTGGGATGACTATGCCATTATGTCTATGGTGGAAAACGGGCTAGGAATCAGTATATTACCAGAATTGATTTTACAGCGTATTCCTCACAAAATTGTAGCAAAAGAGCTTGAAGTTCCTGCTTTTAGAAATATTGGTATTGCTACGAGAGAGCAAAAATCACTTTCCCTTGCGTCCAAGAGATTTTTAGAATATTTATCTTATAGAAACAGGGAATGA
- a CDS encoding YbaK/EbsC family protein, producing the protein MSDTMEKAPDSYKSPLQEMVYESLTKLQISFQRVNTDEAISMEDCIEINQKLDMKMVKTLFLCNSKKTKFYLFITTADKPFKSKDLGNALGISRVSFAPAELMESILGVKIGALLYLAF; encoded by the coding sequence GTGAGTGATACTATGGAAAAAGCACCAGATAGCTATAAGTCTCCGCTACAAGAAATGGTCTATGAATCATTGACAAAGTTACAGATTTCATTTCAACGAGTGAATACAGATGAAGCAATTTCAATGGAGGATTGTATCGAGATCAATCAAAAATTGGATATGAAAATGGTAAAAACGCTGTTCCTTTGTAATAGTAAAAAGACAAAGTTCTATTTATTTATAACTACGGCAGATAAGCCATTCAAATCAAAAGATTTAGGCAATGCACTCGGCATTTCCCGCGTATCCTTTGCTCCTGCGGAACTGATGGAAAGTATTCTGGGAGTTAAAATCGGTGCTCTACTGTATTTGGCGTTTTGA
- a CDS encoding YbaK/EbsC family protein: MDKDNSVQVVFDKDVLSEEWYGCSDGTTTGYMKVKTKEIVNNFLTYTKHIPTVIEL; the protein is encoded by the coding sequence ATGGACAAAGACAATTCTGTGCAAGTTGTTTTTGATAAGGACGTACTTTCGGAAGAATGGTATGGATGTAGCGATGGGACTACAACCGGATATATGAAGGTTAAAACAAAGGAAATCGTCAATAACTTCCTAACCTATACGAAGCACATTCCGACTGTGATTGAATTGTAA
- a CDS encoding DMT family transporter, producing the protein MKNAYFKYIAALLLFGSNGIVASYILLNSYEIVFLRTLIGIIFLILIFALLKHKVQFWKNKKHFLYIVISGMAMGTSWMFLFEAYAEIGVSIASLAYYCGPVIVMVLSPVIFREKMTSSKLLGFLAVIIGMLCVNGQALSQDGKSWGLICGILSAITYAIMVVFNKKAKSITGLENAMCQLFTSFITVAIFIGLKQGFSVNIVQGNLIPILILGVVCTGIGCYFYFSSIGGLPVQTVSILGYLEPLSALIFSAAILGEKLSLVQIAGAVFILGGAAFGELFRSKKNELMEEKGKVAL; encoded by the coding sequence GTGAAAAATGCTTATTTCAAATATATAGCTGCTTTGCTCCTGTTTGGCTCAAACGGAATTGTTGCAAGTTATATTTTATTGAACAGCTATGAAATCGTTTTTTTGCGGACTTTGATAGGTATCATTTTTCTGATTTTAATATTTGCACTATTAAAGCACAAAGTACAGTTTTGGAAAAACAAAAAACACTTTTTGTATATAGTGATTTCCGGCATGGCGATGGGTACAAGCTGGATGTTTTTGTTTGAAGCTTATGCAGAAATAGGTGTAAGTATTGCCAGCCTTGCTTATTATTGTGGTCCTGTTATCGTCATGGTCCTTTCTCCCGTTATATTTAGGGAAAAGATGACAAGTTCCAAACTACTTGGGTTTCTTGCTGTAATAATTGGAATGCTTTGTGTAAACGGGCAAGCTTTGTCACAGGATGGGAAATCTTGGGGATTGATTTGCGGAATATTATCGGCGATTACATATGCCATTATGGTGGTTTTCAATAAAAAGGCAAAAAGCATAACTGGACTTGAAAATGCCATGTGCCAGTTATTTACTAGCTTTATAACGGTTGCAATTTTTATAGGTTTAAAGCAAGGGTTTTCAGTTAACATTGTGCAAGGAAATCTGATACCCATCCTGATATTAGGCGTTGTATGTACTGGGATCGGTTGCTATTTTTACTTTTCTTCCATTGGTGGTTTGCCTGTTCAGACAGTATCAATCCTTGGATATTTAGAGCCGCTGTCGGCATTGATTTTTTCAGCTGCCATTTTAGGAGAGAAGTTAAGTCTTGTGCAAATAGCCGGGGCTGTGTTTATTTTAGGAGGTGCAGCATTCGGGGAGTTGTTTCGGTCGAAGAAAAACGAGCTAATGGAAGAAAAGGGAAAAGTGGCATTATGA